A window of the Aliivibrio salmonicida LFI1238 genome harbors these coding sequences:
- the glgB gene encoding 1,4-alpha-glucan branching protein GlgB has product MNLLVERKEKDVYMQLNRAAFCDPFSFLGPQYQSQDIALRVWLPDATNVKVRISADLEYPLSPEPHSRNSGGFFLSSPIDLTDKHYQLVVDWSGTEQVIDDPYQYHSIAPTESNVHTPKEMYHHLGAHVFTVERDGKLIKGVRYIVFAPNSSSASVIGDFNQWDGRRHPMQRIDNGLWALFIPEHAVGTKYKFELKGPHGEILPHKMDPFGAHNEQYPSFSSVVYDQSSYKWHDTKWQNRPVTAKQKEALSFYELHIGSWKRNEKGEFLTYRELAEELIPYIVEMGYTHIELMPVSEHPFYGSWGYQPIGLFSPTSRFGSPDDFKFFVDECHKASVGVVLDWVPAHFPSDSHGLANFDGTSLFNDPDPRRGWHNDWQSYIYNYDQLHVREFLVSNALYWFEHFHIDGLRVDAVASMLYLDYSREDGEWIPNWDGGNHNHGAIALLKWMNEEVYSHFPNAMTIAEESTAYPGVSAPTFDGGLGFGFKWNMGWMHDSLNYIQEDPIHRRYHHDTITFPLVYAFSENFILSLSHDEVVYGKGSILDKMPGDEWQKTANMRAYMGYMYGQPGKKLNFMGAEIAQSAEWDHDDQLQWFLTQFERHSGMQHLVKDLNQLYRNEKALYINDCEPCGFEWRLQNDAEQSVLAHERLGDNGERILVISNFTPAPRNDFRLGMPVSGEYELVLNTDADYYGGSSYDVVSNVQTESVESQGLAQSLVVNLPPLSTVFYRLKVSVRGTTPNK; this is encoded by the coding sequence TTGAACTTACTTGTTGAACGTAAAGAAAAGGATGTCTACATGCAGCTCAACCGAGCTGCATTTTGTGATCCATTTTCTTTTTTAGGTCCACAGTACCAATCTCAAGATATCGCTCTACGTGTTTGGTTGCCTGATGCAACGAACGTAAAAGTAAGAATTTCTGCAGATCTTGAGTACCCTTTAAGCCCTGAACCTCATTCTCGCAATTCCGGTGGTTTCTTTCTTTCTAGTCCTATTGATTTGACAGACAAGCATTATCAACTTGTTGTTGATTGGAGTGGAACGGAACAGGTTATAGATGATCCATACCAGTATCATTCTATTGCCCCAACGGAAAGTAATGTCCATACACCAAAAGAAATGTATCACCATTTAGGTGCGCATGTTTTTACTGTTGAGCGTGATGGTAAATTAATTAAAGGTGTGCGATATATTGTCTTTGCACCAAATTCATCTTCTGCAAGTGTCATTGGTGACTTTAACCAATGGGATGGCCGTCGTCATCCTATGCAGCGTATTGATAATGGACTTTGGGCGCTATTTATTCCTGAGCATGCTGTCGGAACGAAATATAAATTTGAACTAAAAGGACCGCATGGGGAAATTCTTCCTCATAAAATGGATCCTTTTGGTGCACATAACGAACAATATCCTTCATTTTCTTCTGTGGTTTATGATCAATCAAGCTACAAGTGGCATGATACGAAATGGCAGAACCGTCCCGTAACAGCAAAGCAAAAAGAGGCGTTATCTTTTTATGAATTGCATATTGGGTCGTGGAAACGAAATGAGAAAGGTGAATTTCTAACATATCGTGAACTCGCTGAAGAATTAATTCCCTACATCGTTGAAATGGGCTATACACACATAGAGTTAATGCCAGTTTCTGAGCATCCATTCTATGGTTCATGGGGTTATCAACCGATTGGTTTATTCTCACCAACAAGCCGCTTTGGTTCACCAGATGATTTTAAATTCTTTGTTGATGAATGTCATAAAGCCAGTGTCGGTGTGGTATTGGATTGGGTTCCTGCTCACTTTCCATCGGATTCTCATGGTTTAGCTAATTTTGATGGAACCTCATTGTTTAACGATCCGGATCCGCGTCGTGGTTGGCATAATGATTGGCAGAGTTATATTTATAATTATGACCAATTGCATGTTCGTGAGTTTTTAGTCTCTAATGCCTTGTACTGGTTTGAGCATTTTCATATCGATGGTTTACGTGTTGATGCCGTTGCATCAATGCTCTATCTTGATTATTCACGTGAAGATGGTGAATGGATCCCTAACTGGGATGGGGGTAATCATAATCATGGTGCCATTGCTCTGCTTAAATGGATGAATGAAGAAGTGTATTCTCATTTCCCTAATGCAATGACGATAGCCGAAGAATCTACGGCGTATCCTGGGGTGTCAGCACCAACGTTTGATGGCGGTCTAGGCTTTGGATTTAAATGGAATATGGGTTGGATGCATGACAGCTTAAATTACATTCAAGAAGATCCAATTCATCGTCGCTATCATCATGATACGATTACTTTTCCATTAGTGTATGCGTTCAGTGAGAATTTCATCTTATCGTTGTCTCATGATGAAGTGGTGTATGGAAAAGGGTCTATTCTGGATAAAATGCCAGGTGATGAATGGCAGAAAACAGCGAATATGCGTGCGTACATGGGCTACATGTATGGACAACCAGGTAAGAAGCTGAACTTTATGGGAGCAGAGATTGCTCAAAGTGCAGAATGGGATCATGATGATCAATTACAATGGTTCTTAACACAATTCGAGCGTCATTCTGGTATGCAGCATCTGGTTAAAGATTTGAATCAGTTATACCGTAATGAAAAAGCACTTTATATTAATGACTGTGAACCTTGTGGATTTGAATGGCGTTTACAAAATGACGCTGAGCAAAGTGTGTTAGCTCATGAGCGTTTAGGCGATAACGGTGAGCGTATATTGGTGATCAGTAACTTTACTCCAGCACCAAGAAATGACTTCCGTTTAGGAATGCCAGTTTCAGGTGAGTATGAACTGGTTTTAAATACGGATGCTGATTATTACGGTGGCAGCAGTTATGACGTCGTTAGTAATGTACAGACAGAGTCGGTGGAATCTCAAGGGCTAGCGCAGTCTTTAGTCGTAAACCTACCGCCATTATCTACGGTTTTCTATCGTTTAAAAGTAAGCGTGCGGGGAACTACACCTAACAAATAA
- a CDS encoding IS982-like element ISVsa6 family transposase: MNKLVDIFCDVDDFCYQFLSQWEKYLVEASERKRKRQSVMSTSECMTIVIAFHQSNHRDFKNFYIGLVHQYWKGYFPNLLSYTRFVSKMPSLIAPMCAYFQSIKGKPTGIAFVDSTSLKVCHNIRIPRHKVFDGVAKRGKGTMGWFFGFKLHLLINHLGEIISLKITAGNVNDRTPVPDLCKELSGKLYADKGYIGKKLSESLKNSDVDLVTTSRKNMKAKEISAFDKAMLSKRYIIETINDQLKNISQIEHSRHRSVTGFMLNVISGVVAYCLKKQKPRIKLSECEFELILA, from the coding sequence ATGAATAAATTAGTTGATATATTTTGTGATGTCGATGATTTTTGTTATCAATTCTTATCTCAATGGGAAAAATACCTTGTTGAGGCTAGTGAGAGAAAAAGAAAACGTCAGTCAGTAATGTCTACTAGTGAATGTATGACTATTGTCATCGCTTTTCATCAATCAAATCATAGAGATTTCAAGAACTTCTATATCGGGTTAGTTCATCAATATTGGAAAGGATACTTTCCAAATTTACTTAGCTACACTCGATTTGTGAGCAAAATGCCTAGCCTAATCGCCCCAATGTGTGCCTATTTTCAATCTATCAAAGGTAAGCCGACTGGCATTGCTTTTGTTGACTCCACGAGTCTTAAAGTATGCCATAACATTCGAATTCCTCGCCATAAAGTCTTTGATGGTGTTGCGAAAAGAGGAAAAGGTACCATGGGATGGTTTTTCGGCTTCAAACTTCATTTATTGATTAACCATCTTGGAGAAATTATTTCGCTGAAAATCACAGCTGGCAATGTAAATGATAGGACTCCTGTACCTGATTTATGCAAAGAACTCTCGGGGAAATTGTACGCTGATAAAGGGTACATAGGTAAAAAGTTGAGTGAGAGCTTAAAGAACTCTGATGTCGATTTAGTGACTACCTCGCGAAAAAACATGAAAGCAAAAGAGATAAGTGCTTTTGATAAGGCTATGTTATCAAAGAGATACATTATCGAAACGATAAATGACCAATTGAAGAATATCTCTCAAATTGAACATAGCCGTCATCGTAGCGTGACTGGTTTCATGCTAAATGTAATTTCAGGCGTTGTGGCTTATTGTTTAAAAAAACAAAAGCCACGAATTAAGCTATCAGAATGTGAATTTGAACTAATCCTCGCTTAA
- the tnpA gene encoding IS66 family insertion sequence element accessory protein TnpA, with amino-acid sequence MQKDKKRTPEQWHALFESQQSSKFSAAEFCRNHNILPKTFSARKARWKQKINASTFLKVEALTSTIIATPQLPDIQLSIGKLRLTLPANTEPHWIGLLLKGYQS; translated from the coding sequence ATGCAAAAAGATAAAAAGAGAACACCAGAGCAATGGCACGCTCTATTTGAATCTCAGCAATCTAGCAAGTTTAGTGCCGCTGAATTTTGTCGTAACCATAATATTCTGCCAAAGACATTTAGTGCACGTAAAGCACGATGGAAACAAAAGATTAACGCTTCTACTTTCTTGAAAGTAGAAGCGTTAACATCAACTATCATCGCCACTCCACAATTACCAGATATTCAACTTTCTATCGGAAAATTGCGATTAACATTGCCAGCTAATACTGAACCTCACTGGATAGGACTCTTATTAAAAGGGTATCAATCATGA
- the tnpB gene encoding IS66 family insertion sequence element accessory protein TnpB (TnpB, as the term is used for proteins encoded by IS66 family insertion elements, is considered an accessory protein, since TnpC, encoded by a neighboring gene, is a DDE family transposase.), with protein sequence MNVFTDVSTIYLHRDFVDFRKAINGLVVIVEQEMQLSPFSDALFIFCNKPRDKLKILYWDKTGFALWYKRLDEDRFKWPRNINNDTLALSEQQLTLLLQGFDILGHQPVHYQTTL encoded by the coding sequence ATGAATGTATTTACTGATGTTTCCACCATTTATCTTCATCGTGATTTTGTCGATTTTCGCAAGGCCATTAATGGCCTTGTCGTGATTGTTGAGCAAGAAATGCAACTATCACCGTTTAGTGATGCTCTATTTATATTTTGCAATAAGCCTCGTGATAAACTCAAAATATTGTATTGGGATAAAACAGGATTCGCTTTATGGTACAAGCGATTAGATGAAGACCGCTTCAAATGGCCACGAAATATAAATAACGATACGTTAGCATTATCAGAGCAGCAACTGACACTGCTATTACAAGGTTTTGATATCTTAGGACATCAACCGGTACATTATCAAACAACCCTTTAA